CTACTTGATCTACATACATCACTATATATTTCATTCGATTAGAAACGTAATGGATATATCCAAATCTTTTTAAGTTTTTTAATTGACGAAGAGAATAGACCCATATTGCAATTCCTTGTCTTTCTTTTAATTTAAAGTTCAATGTCTTTCCTCTTTTCTAAATGAATTTCACACGCTGATGGTAATCCTATAACTGAAAGAGAGAATGGATCTCCTGCAGAAACCAATATATTTTCTGATATAGAAGAAGCTATTTTTTTTGCAATCAAATCTAATTGACTTTGTAAGACTCGTTCAGCAACTCTATATTGATATACATCTTCATCAATATCTACGATCCGTTTCGCTTTGTATACTTCTTGTCTAAATTCACAATAATCTGGAGCGTATTCACCGTATTCTTCAATAGATTCAAACTTTTCTTTTGCTTTTTTAAAGATATTTATTTTCTTTTGCGCACTTGAAGAAATGGCAAGAGATTCTTTTGAACGTTCATATTCTTTCATTGCTTTACTTGTCTTAATTTTTTCAATCAATTGTGTGCATTGCTTTTCTATTTCAAATAATTCTTCATTAATAATCAACTTCACTCTCGCTCCATTTCATCCAGTGTACATTAAAAAATGAACCCTCTATAATTTTAATTAAAAAGAATTACAAAATCATCTTCCATTGCCTTTATACTTAATTCTTTCCACGCCTCATTTAATAGTAATTCACGGTTATGTGAATCTCTCATAAAGATACCAAATTGTATAGGAGTATCAAAGACTCCATGCCCATTCACATATTCTACCTCTTTTGCTTTATCGTGTCTGTCTAGTTCTTCAATAGATTGAATGGATTCACTCATCTCTTTTTCAGAAGAAAAATAATTTTCCATATTGATTTGGGGCGTACTTTCATCTGGTTGTTCCATTTGGGCTACTTGAGACAATGATGCTGCTCCACTTTGCTGTCTCATTATTGAAAACAAAGCCAGTAGTTGTTCTTCCTTCTCAGACAAGACTAATTTATTTTTTTCGTTTGTTAGGGGATAAATAAAAGAAGGATCTTCTTCTTCAGACATTATTGAATAATAATTAGTTTGTAACAGTGCTTCTGCAGAAAGATACCTCAATCCATAAACGTTATCTCTTTCTGGATGAAAGAATAACATGACAAAACTGTTATTTTCAAAATAAATCAATGGAAATACTTCTAAATCATCTTTCGTTAAGGATAACTCATACTCAATCCCCTCTGACTGAAAAGAAAAATAATCAGTTAACTCCGTTTCATCATAAATATTTTCCTGAGTCATACCGATTCGGATTGGACCCGTATTTACATCTTCCCCCATCACAAAAATACTTCGAACGATTCCATTTTTTACTTCTATCTGTACATATTCTTCTGGGTGAACAGCAAAGGTCCACCATTCAGCTCCAAAGTTGCTTGGACCTGTCCGTAAAGGGGGACCGTGTCGTTCTACATAATCCTCTATCGGAAGGCCAATGTAGTGTTCGAATCCTGTTACAGGCAAAGGATGAACATCATCCTCTTCTTTCTGAGTCATTTCTGTACTAAGTTGCTTTGTTTCTTGTAATGGATTCTTCAATACTTCATCATATACAATGGGGAAATAGTATAGAACAAATAAAAAGAAAATGGATAGAACAAAAACAATTTTCTTCACATGAACAATCCTTCTCTCTTTTTTTGGCGAAAAAGGAAGCATACATTCGCTTCCTTTTATTGTTTCTTATCTAATTTTTTAGTTTTCTTATCATTAATATAGATGTTGTTAATAATTGCGATCGCAATCGAAGATACAAGCATGCTAGAGCCACCGTAGCTAACAAAAGGGAACGTTACCCCCGTTAGTGGCAAAACGCCAACAGCACCACCTACGTTAATCGTTCCTTGTATAAAGAACATACTCGCTACTCCAATACAAACGAGTTGACCAAAAGGATCGCGAATCCGCATACTCATACGGAAAATTCGGTAGACTAAGAAAAAGAAAACGGCAAGTACTCCCACAACAAAAAACAAACCTAATTCTTCGCCCATAATCGGAATAATAAAATCTGTATGTGACTCTGGTAAATAACCAGTTTTTTGAA
The Jeotgalibaca sp. MA1X17-3 genome window above contains:
- a CDS encoding YlbF family regulator; translation: MIINEELFEIEKQCTQLIEKIKTSKAMKEYERSKESLAISSSAQKKINIFKKAKEKFESIEEYGEYAPDYCEFRQEVYKAKRIVDIDEDVYQYRVAERVLQSQLDLIAKKIASSISENILVSAGDPFSLSVIGLPSACEIHLEKRKDIEL
- a CDS encoding CAP-associated domain-containing protein: MKKIVFVLSIFFLFVLYYFPIVYDEVLKNPLQETKQLSTEMTQKEEDDVHPLPVTGFEHYIGLPIEDYVERHGPPLRTGPSNFGAEWWTFAVHPEEYVQIEVKNGIVRSIFVMGEDVNTGPIRIGMTQENIYDETELTDYFSFQSEGIEYELSLTKDDLEVFPLIYFENNSFVMLFFHPERDNVYGLRYLSAEALLQTNYYSIMSEEEDPSFIYPLTNEKNKLVLSEKEEQLLALFSIMRQQSGAASLSQVAQMEQPDESTPQINMENYFSSEKEMSESIQSIEELDRHDKAKEVEYVNGHGVFDTPIQFGIFMRDSHNRELLLNEAWKELSIKAMEDDFVILFN